Proteins from a genomic interval of Desulfurobacterium sp. TC5-1:
- a CDS encoding gamma-glutamyltransferase: MKGIIAAGDRLTAEAGIEILKKGGNAFDAVVAAVFASYMAEPALTSPAGGGFLLAVETDKEPVVYDFFVDVPPYREENPDFFKITVDFGDALQDFHIGCGAVAVPGNVAGLLRVHKEKGKLPLKEVLRPAIRYATEGIKLSPLQASFVKLLSPIFTATEDSRKIFAPDGKLIDERTIFRNPQYGEFLKLIEEKGQWAFYEGEIADRIDELSVKHHGHIRKEDLERYKVVEREPLKFDFKGFKVLTNPPPFPGGILIAFTLKLLENEDLDCFGSKRHLLKLIKSMEETQKFREVFVDEGISGDFYKFLREDFLSGYRENLNRFGNTTHISVIDGDGNAASITTTNGEGSGYIIPETGVILNNMLGEEDLNPKGFFKWPPYVRLPSMMSPTVVLEDGEPRLVLGSAGSNRIRSAIVNVILNCIVFGLDIKEAVKSPRVHYEKGTVFVEPGFEAKVIGKLKEIYPELVEFSSLNLFFGGVQAVNSKFEGAGDPRRGGVVLRV; the protein is encoded by the coding sequence ATGAAAGGAATTATTGCTGCCGGTGACAGGTTGACTGCTGAAGCCGGTATTGAGATTCTTAAGAAAGGTGGTAATGCTTTTGATGCTGTAGTTGCGGCCGTTTTTGCGTCTTATATGGCAGAGCCTGCCCTTACAAGTCCTGCAGGCGGCGGTTTTCTCCTTGCCGTTGAAACTGACAAAGAACCTGTTGTTTACGACTTTTTTGTAGATGTTCCACCTTACAGAGAAGAGAATCCTGATTTCTTCAAGATAACGGTCGATTTCGGTGATGCCCTTCAGGATTTTCACATTGGTTGTGGTGCCGTTGCTGTCCCCGGTAACGTCGCAGGTCTTTTAAGGGTTCATAAAGAAAAGGGGAAACTTCCTCTAAAGGAAGTTTTAAGACCGGCAATCAGATATGCTACTGAAGGAATAAAACTTTCACCTCTTCAGGCCTCCTTTGTAAAACTCCTTTCACCGATTTTCACCGCCACTGAAGATTCAAGGAAGATTTTTGCCCCTGATGGAAAACTTATTGATGAGAGGACCATTTTCAGGAATCCTCAATACGGAGAGTTTTTAAAATTAATAGAGGAAAAGGGACAGTGGGCTTTTTACGAAGGGGAAATAGCCGATAGAATTGATGAACTTTCCGTAAAGCATCATGGTCACATAAGAAAGGAAGACCTTGAAAGGTATAAAGTGGTAGAAAGAGAACCTTTAAAATTTGATTTCAAAGGTTTTAAGGTTTTGACAAATCCACCCCCCTTTCCCGGAGGGATACTGATTGCTTTCACGCTTAAACTCCTTGAAAATGAAGACCTTGATTGTTTTGGTTCTAAAAGGCACCTCCTGAAGTTAATTAAATCTATGGAGGAGACTCAAAAGTTTAGAGAAGTCTTTGTTGATGAGGGTATTTCAGGAGATTTTTATAAGTTTTTGAGAGAGGATTTCCTATCAGGATATAGAGAAAATCTTAACCGTTTTGGTAATACGACCCATATAAGTGTAATCGATGGTGATGGTAACGCCGCTTCAATTACAACGACAAACGGTGAAGGTTCCGGGTACATCATTCCCGAAACAGGGGTTATACTGAACAATATGCTGGGTGAGGAGGATTTGAATCCAAAAGGGTTCTTTAAATGGCCCCCCTATGTAAGACTTCCATCAATGATGTCGCCGACTGTTGTCCTTGAGGATGGGGAACCAAGACTTGTTCTTGGTAGTGCGGGTAGCAACAGGATAAGGAGTGCCATTGTTAACGTTATTCTTAACTGTATCGTTTTTGGACTGGATATAAAGGAAGCGGTAAAATCGCCGAGAGTTCACTATGAAAAGGGAACTGTTTTTGTAGAGCCGGGGTTTGAAGCTAAAGTTATTGGTAAATTAAAAGAGATTTATCCTGAACTGGTGGAGTTTTCCTCGTTGAACCTCTTTTTTGGTGGTGTTCAGGCAGTAAACAGTAAGTTTGAAGGGGCTGGTGATCCAAGAAGGGGTGGTGTTGTTTTAAGGGTTTAA
- a CDS encoding (Fe-S)-binding protein, which produces MDKKFLQIKQEWLDRCVRCGSCRNVCPVFNETKEEPSVSRGKISLIDMIQKGYGKLDKEAALLFKKCTTCLRCQEICAMDVPYEEIILKAREAATEKFGLFPQEKLVTTLLKNEKLFDSAGSFSRLSYLLFRPSNSPQNVVSKFPVPGKGAAVIPAIKEGKFNYKDKLFPSKSEKKGKLIYFPGCMFSRAYVETSKNMVKVLNHLGYDVFVPSQIVCCGAPSLHAGDRKGFEELKKKNVEVLNDIEADGIVTGCATCCHNLKHNYGELNKPVFQFLEIVAENTDIIKNWWAKKPLKVTWHHPCHIVRGQNIPKDIPKKIFESINGIMYVEMEESDNCCGMGGSFKMLHPAVSDRIQKRKTLNIIATGADNVITECPGCIMNIAEGLEKAKSNMSCKHTADILAECL; this is translated from the coding sequence ATGGATAAAAAGTTCCTTCAGATAAAGCAGGAATGGCTTGATAGATGCGTTCGCTGCGGTTCATGCAGAAACGTCTGTCCTGTATTTAACGAAACAAAAGAAGAGCCTTCTGTATCAAGAGGCAAAATCTCTCTCATAGACATGATACAGAAAGGATATGGAAAGTTAGATAAAGAAGCCGCTCTCCTGTTTAAAAAGTGTACAACCTGCTTAAGATGCCAGGAAATATGTGCAATGGACGTTCCCTATGAAGAAATAATCCTCAAGGCGAGAGAAGCCGCTACTGAAAAATTTGGTCTATTCCCTCAGGAAAAATTAGTGACAACCTTGCTTAAAAACGAAAAACTTTTTGACAGTGCTGGAAGTTTCTCAAGGCTATCTTATCTCTTGTTCAGGCCGTCAAACAGCCCTCAAAATGTCGTAAGCAAATTTCCGGTACCCGGTAAAGGTGCAGCAGTAATTCCAGCAATAAAAGAGGGAAAATTTAATTATAAAGATAAACTTTTTCCATCTAAATCAGAGAAAAAAGGAAAACTTATATACTTCCCGGGATGTATGTTCAGCAGAGCCTATGTCGAAACTTCAAAAAACATGGTAAAAGTTCTTAATCACCTTGGTTACGACGTATTTGTCCCATCACAGATAGTCTGTTGTGGTGCACCATCTCTCCATGCCGGCGATAGAAAAGGTTTTGAAGAACTTAAAAAGAAAAACGTAGAAGTGCTTAACGATATAGAAGCAGATGGAATAGTAACCGGCTGTGCAACCTGCTGCCACAACCTTAAACATAACTATGGTGAATTAAACAAGCCTGTGTTTCAGTTTTTGGAAATCGTAGCTGAAAACACTGACATTATTAAAAACTGGTGGGCTAAAAAGCCCTTAAAAGTAACCTGGCATCATCCTTGCCACATCGTTAGAGGACAGAACATACCTAAAGATATACCCAAAAAAATATTTGAATCAATAAATGGTATAATGTACGTCGAAATGGAAGAATCAGATAACTGTTGCGGAATGGGAGGATCCTTTAAAATGCTCCACCCGGCGGTTTCTGACAGGATACAGAAAAGAAAAACGCTAAACATAATAGCAACCGGCGCCGACAATGTAATAACTGAATGTCCGGGTTGCATTATGAATATTGCAGAGGGGCTTGAAAAGGCAAAAAGCAATATGTCCTGTAAACACACTGCTGATATCTTGGCAGAGTGCCTTTAA
- a CDS encoding FAD-binding protein produces MAVYYHDVVILGTGLAGLRAALEILRKTEDGVSVGLVSKVQLMRAHSVCAEGGTAAVLSSEDSFEKHEYDTVKGSDFLADQDAVEVFVENCPGEIYFLDHLGCPWSRTKDGKIAQRPFGGHSYPRATYASDKTGFFEMQTLYDNLLRFSNYTRYDEYFIYDIFENNGAYVLAAYKLKTGEVDFIVGNQLVLATGGSGCIYSFTTYSDSSTGDGLAYALRMGLPLEDMEFIQFHPTGLIPSGILMSEAARGEGGHLLNKDGERFMKYYAPTAMELAPRDIVSRSIFEEIKKGRAFEKDGLSYVLLDLTHLGEEKVKHRLHLIREVCMKFLGIDPVNEPIPIRPAAHYSMGGIAADVYGVTEKPGVYAIGENANAGIHGSNRLGTNSTAECLVCGRLCGEKVVENLKEFSGKKELSESLLKEKEKMFFSHIGSGSNVSVYALRKRLKETMDRFVGIERNQEELEKALEEIRKIKEEAKSAKVLNTSKVYNLELVNYQELLNMVDVAEVITLSALNRKESRGAHFRTDYPSRDDENYLKHTLVRKEGEELKISYRNVRVTKYKPVERKY; encoded by the coding sequence ATGGCTGTTTATTATCATGATGTTGTAATTCTCGGGACAGGGCTTGCTGGTTTAAGAGCGGCTCTTGAAATTTTGAGAAAGACAGAAGATGGCGTTTCTGTGGGTCTTGTTTCAAAGGTTCAGTTGATGAGGGCTCACTCTGTATGTGCTGAAGGTGGAACTGCAGCAGTTTTATCATCTGAAGATAGTTTTGAAAAACACGAATACGATACGGTAAAGGGAAGCGACTTTCTCGCTGACCAGGATGCCGTTGAGGTGTTTGTCGAAAACTGTCCAGGGGAGATCTACTTCCTTGATCACCTCGGATGTCCCTGGTCCAGAACGAAAGATGGCAAAATAGCCCAGAGACCTTTCGGCGGTCATTCTTATCCACGGGCGACCTATGCAAGTGATAAGACTGGATTTTTTGAAATGCAAACGCTTTATGATAATCTTTTGAGGTTTTCAAACTACACCCGCTATGACGAGTATTTTATCTATGATATTTTTGAAAATAACGGTGCTTATGTTCTTGCTGCTTATAAATTGAAAACCGGCGAGGTCGATTTTATCGTTGGTAATCAGCTTGTTCTTGCCACCGGTGGTTCCGGATGTATCTATTCGTTTACAACTTACTCTGATAGTTCTACAGGTGACGGGCTTGCTTACGCCTTGAGAATGGGACTTCCGCTTGAGGATATGGAGTTTATCCAGTTCCACCCGACCGGTCTTATTCCTTCAGGAATTCTCATGTCTGAGGCGGCCAGAGGCGAAGGTGGACATCTCCTTAACAAGGATGGTGAAAGGTTTATGAAGTATTACGCACCGACAGCCATGGAACTTGCCCCAAGAGATATCGTTTCCCGTTCAATTTTTGAGGAGATCAAAAAGGGCAGAGCTTTTGAAAAGGATGGTTTAAGTTATGTTCTCCTTGACCTTACACATCTTGGTGAGGAAAAAGTAAAACACAGGCTTCACCTTATCAGAGAAGTCTGTATGAAGTTTTTAGGAATAGATCCTGTAAACGAACCTATTCCCATTAGGCCTGCTGCCCACTATTCTATGGGTGGTATAGCCGCTGATGTTTACGGCGTCACGGAAAAGCCTGGTGTCTATGCAATAGGCGAGAATGCCAATGCTGGAATTCACGGTTCAAACAGGCTTGGAACCAACTCTACGGCAGAATGTCTTGTATGTGGTAGACTCTGTGGTGAAAAAGTCGTTGAAAATCTCAAAGAGTTTTCAGGTAAAAAGGAGCTGAGTGAATCTCTCCTTAAGGAAAAGGAAAAGATGTTCTTTTCTCATATAGGCTCTGGTTCTAACGTTTCCGTTTATGCCTTGAGAAAGAGATTAAAAGAAACGATGGATAGGTTTGTAGGTATTGAAAGAAATCAGGAAGAGCTTGAAAAGGCACTTGAAGAGATAAGAAAGATAAAAGAAGAGGCGAAAAGTGCTAAGGTTTTAAATACATCAAAGGTTTACAATCTTGAGCTTGTAAACTATCAGGAACTTCTAAACATGGTAGATGTTGCTGAGGTTATTACCCTTTCAGCCCTTAACAGGAAAGAGTCAAGAGGGGCTCACTTTAGAACAGATTATCCTTCAAGGGACGATGAGAATTACTTAAAGCATACGCTTGTCAGGAAAGAAGGTGAAGAGCTTAAAATCTCTTACAGAAATGTAAGGGTTACAAAATACAAACCAGTGGAAAGGAAGTACTGA
- a CDS encoding dihydroorotate dehydrogenase electron transfer subunit: protein MRAKVIENRQLSEKDFVISVQLSEGEIRKIKPGQFAMVQVRDETQLDPLLRRPLGIFDVEDNVASFIYRVVGRGTRLLTNAKNEIDVILPLGNYIEETAQKYLFIAGGIGIGGLFLAAKRFHQKGKEVVVVYGGRREEDLSALPFIEKYKIPCIVVTEDGSKGKKGLVTDVLEEFKDFRWIACGPTGMLKAVQEKAGIHNADCLLSLDTRMACGVGSCLGCVIKTKEGYKRVCVDGPIFKADFVEL from the coding sequence ATGAGAGCAAAAGTAATAGAAAACAGACAGCTGTCTGAAAAAGACTTTGTTATATCTGTTCAACTTTCAGAAGGTGAAATACGAAAGATAAAGCCCGGGCAATTTGCCATGGTTCAGGTTAGAGATGAAACACAACTTGATCCTTTACTTAGAAGACCTCTTGGCATATTTGATGTTGAAGATAACGTGGCGAGTTTTATCTACAGAGTTGTCGGTAGAGGAACAAGGCTTTTAACAAATGCAAAAAATGAAATAGATGTAATTCTTCCCCTTGGTAATTACATAGAAGAGACAGCTCAAAAGTACCTGTTCATAGCAGGTGGAATAGGTATTGGAGGCCTCTTTTTAGCAGCCAAAAGATTTCACCAAAAGGGTAAAGAGGTTGTTGTGGTTTACGGCGGAAGGAGAGAGGAAGACCTCTCTGCACTACCTTTCATAGAAAAGTACAAGATACCATGCATCGTTGTAACAGAAGACGGCTCTAAAGGAAAGAAAGGTCTGGTTACCGACGTTTTAGAAGAGTTTAAAGACTTCAGATGGATAGCCTGTGGTCCTACAGGAATGCTTAAAGCTGTTCAGGAAAAAGCAGGAATCCACAACGCAGACTGTCTTTTATCCCTTGATACAAGAATGGCCTGTGGTGTTGGAAGCTGCCTTGGATGTGTTATAAAAACTAAGGAAGGATACAAAAGAGTCTGCGTTGATGGACCAATATTCAAAGCCGATTTTGTTGAGCTTTAA
- a CDS encoding succinate dehydrogenase iron-sulfur subunit, translating to MAEYTFTIRRFNPAEDKEPYEKVYKVPKLASIVTILDALNYIKENVDSSLSYRHSCRMAICGSCAVRVNGKPALACITKIVHLGTDSIKLEPLAKYPVIKDLVVDLEPFFEKHKAVKPFLINKKENISTIEPDSELKQTPEELELYLQFAYCIKCGSCYSVCMGTPDLSEGFKEGFLGPQALAQAYRYSFDSRDDGFEERLDVVASPEGVFRCHFAASCSAVCGKGCDPALALQLLRRAVLFGKKH from the coding sequence ATGGCAGAGTACACGTTTACTATTAGAAGGTTTAATCCGGCAGAAGATAAAGAACCTTACGAAAAGGTCTATAAAGTTCCGAAGCTTGCAAGTATTGTGACGATACTGGACGCTCTTAACTATATAAAGGAAAACGTTGACTCTTCTCTTTCATACCGCCATTCTTGTAGAATGGCTATTTGTGGTTCATGTGCTGTAAGGGTAAATGGTAAGCCTGCTCTTGCGTGTATTACGAAGATCGTTCATCTTGGTACGGATTCTATAAAACTTGAACCACTTGCCAAATATCCTGTGATAAAAGATCTTGTTGTTGATCTTGAGCCATTTTTTGAGAAGCATAAAGCTGTTAAACCATTTTTGATAAACAAAAAAGAAAATATTTCAACTATTGAACCGGATTCTGAATTAAAGCAGACACCGGAAGAGCTGGAACTTTACCTTCAGTTTGCTTACTGTATCAAATGCGGAAGTTGTTACAGTGTTTGTATGGGAACGCCCGACCTTTCAGAAGGCTTTAAGGAAGGGTTCCTTGGTCCTCAGGCACTTGCGCAGGCTTACAGGTACTCTTTTGATTCAAGAGATGACGGATTTGAAGAGAGGCTTGATGTGGTAGCTTCGCCGGAAGGTGTTTTCAGGTGCCATTTTGCGGCAAGCTGTTCTGCCGTATGTGGAAAAGGTTGCGATCCGGCTCTGGCACTGCAGCTTTTAAGGAGAGCTGTTCTTTTTGGCAAGAAGCATTAA
- a CDS encoding HD domain-containing phosphohydrolase — translation MKRQLEQIEITKYWILLIVSLAISIIISMLSFILVKKSIKYFMEKRVIHLAEADFESKALILKSKKDLRPEILRETPCIKRIFIGKLPFKPPNVQTKVIKEGARILIYKKFIFPDGAVPVAVELDREKIENETSVLAARISMAEFITVLLFQVALLLTIRSLYLKPLRQIKNDIEKISSGKLSVLPLSGTDEFSGIRRKINEMIENIKDKIQKEDIMYQFIHLLTAGKGFNGEFVELMRKLIKTNKIDGVIIGLPKGKFIETKIITKNDKKTKKVIPDQLEGIESYMNTVKKEIELTHSKLNYLSESERQLGIKYLIGFPLSTFAKNNGYIIFFRKDTTPLNEDEKVYLKNIAKSIAVAAELKELIESLEEKIKEEKELLESTIKSMVRGIEIRDSYTRGHSERVAFYSKEIAKNMGLNEKLIEEIYMAALLHDIGKIGIPDSILLKPGKLTNKEFEIIKLHPVLSYELLKDIKPLKPVIDSIKYHHERIDGSGYPEGLKGREIPLAARIIAVADSFDAMTSDRIYRKGMPKERAIKELINLAGKKYDSDVVHAAIPIFKEETPPVTKSQDFKSLSELERRRLDYFFRDSLTDAFNRNYLFFLFNNLKESNTPFKIITVDVLKLRELNLEKGWDYGDTILKRLKELLEKTFNPIAIIRYSGDNFVVFIDKSLKDVDIKARMRKLEEELGVILSLHIIDEKDTEDIDRLTMTLTKIETKGYSGKT, via the coding sequence ATGAAAAGACAACTTGAACAGATAGAAATAACAAAATACTGGATTTTATTAATAGTATCTCTTGCAATATCAATAATAATAAGTATGCTTTCCTTTATACTTGTTAAAAAGAGCATCAAGTATTTTATGGAAAAAAGGGTTATCCATTTAGCTGAAGCCGATTTTGAGTCAAAAGCACTAATTCTAAAAAGTAAAAAAGATTTACGCCCGGAAATATTAAGAGAGACACCGTGTATAAAAAGGATCTTTATAGGTAAGCTGCCTTTTAAACCTCCAAACGTACAGACGAAGGTAATAAAAGAAGGAGCCCGAATACTTATATATAAAAAATTCATTTTCCCTGATGGTGCTGTTCCCGTTGCCGTAGAATTAGACAGAGAAAAGATAGAAAATGAAACCTCCGTTCTTGCAGCAAGAATAAGTATGGCTGAATTTATTACCGTTCTTCTTTTTCAGGTAGCGCTATTACTAACAATAAGAAGCCTGTATTTAAAGCCCTTAAGACAAATAAAAAATGATATCGAAAAAATCTCAAGCGGAAAATTATCAGTCCTTCCACTTTCAGGCACCGATGAATTCAGTGGGATAAGAAGAAAAATAAATGAAATGATAGAAAACATAAAAGACAAAATTCAAAAAGAGGATATTATGTATCAATTTATCCATCTTTTAACTGCCGGTAAAGGTTTTAACGGCGAATTTGTGGAATTAATGAGAAAATTAATAAAAACCAATAAAATAGACGGTGTAATTATCGGACTGCCTAAAGGAAAATTTATAGAAACAAAAATAATAACTAAAAATGACAAAAAAACAAAAAAAGTAATCCCCGACCAGCTTGAAGGAATAGAAAGTTATATGAATACTGTTAAAAAAGAGATAGAGCTAACCCACAGTAAACTTAACTATCTGAGCGAATCTGAAAGGCAGCTCGGAATAAAGTATTTAATCGGATTTCCGCTTTCTACATTCGCAAAAAACAACGGGTATATAATATTTTTCAGAAAAGATACCACCCCTTTAAATGAGGATGAAAAAGTCTATTTAAAGAACATTGCAAAATCCATTGCAGTAGCTGCCGAACTTAAAGAATTAATAGAATCTCTCGAAGAGAAGATAAAGGAAGAAAAAGAACTCCTTGAATCAACGATAAAATCAATGGTAAGAGGTATAGAAATCAGGGATTCTTACACAAGAGGCCATTCTGAAAGAGTTGCATTTTATTCTAAAGAAATAGCAAAGAACATGGGACTAAATGAAAAGCTTATCGAAGAAATATACATGGCGGCACTCTTACACGACATTGGAAAAATAGGAATCCCTGACAGCATTCTTTTAAAACCGGGTAAACTTACAAATAAAGAGTTTGAAATTATCAAGCTCCATCCGGTACTGAGTTATGAACTTTTAAAAGATATAAAACCTCTAAAACCGGTAATCGACAGCATAAAATATCACCACGAAAGAATCGACGGTTCAGGTTATCCTGAAGGGCTGAAGGGCAGGGAAATACCGCTTGCTGCGCGTATTATAGCCGTTGCTGACTCTTTTGACGCGATGACAAGCGACAGAATATACAGGAAGGGAATGCCTAAAGAAAGAGCCATAAAAGAACTCATAAATCTTGCAGGTAAGAAGTATGATTCGGATGTGGTTCATGCTGCAATACCAATATTTAAAGAAGAAACTCCGCCCGTCACGAAAAGTCAGGACTTTAAAAGCCTGTCAGAACTTGAAAGACGGAGACTTGACTACTTCTTTAGAGATTCTCTTACTGACGCGTTTAACAGAAACTATTTATTCTTCCTGTTCAACAATTTAAAGGAAAGCAACACACCTTTTAAAATCATTACCGTTGACGTTCTGAAACTAAGAGAACTTAACCTTGAAAAGGGTTGGGATTACGGGGATACCATACTTAAAAGACTAAAAGAGCTTCTTGAAAAAACCTTTAACCCTATTGCCATAATAAGATATTCAGGCGATAACTTTGTTGTCTTTATTGATAAAAGCCTGAAAGATGTTGACATTAAGGCCAGAATGAGAAAACTTGAAGAGGAACTTGGCGTAATACTTAGTCTTCATATAATAGATGAAAAAGATACTGAAGATATTGACCGTCTGACGATGACTCTCACCAAAATAGAGACGAAAGGATATTCAGGAAAAACTTGA
- the rpoZ gene encoding DNA-directed RNA polymerase subunit omega, with amino-acid sequence MSKRIPLETVVKKVGNYYKTVHVAAKRARYLYEQDSYTFGVDIKGEKHKKTVIALLEIAEGKICPKEE; translated from the coding sequence ATGTCAAAGAGAATTCCACTTGAAACGGTTGTTAAAAAGGTAGGCAACTATTACAAAACTGTCCACGTAGCAGCAAAAAGGGCCCGTTACCTCTACGAACAGGACTCTTACACGTTCGGCGTTGACATTAAAGGTGAAAAACACAAAAAAACAGTAATCGCTCTACTTGAAATAGCTGAAGGGAAAATCTGCCCCAAGGAAGAGTAA
- a CDS encoding YbdK family carboxylate-amine ligase, which translates to MRFKPSKPYTVGLELEVQLVDSFTFELTEKSSVIFEKASRKLSSVLHKEFLQSMIELVSPPSSSSKEATDIIREAYEEVKQIGEREGFHPLLLGTHPFADPCEIRITRDKRYERLLKEFQIVLKNFLIFGLHIHIGVETEKQLWEAYNMTLKYLPLFIALSSSSPFYKGRFTGLHSYRLKIFEQLPRAGVPEQFFSTEEFERMFNILKNAGFVDSLKDIWWDVRPRPDFGTIELRVCDSIPDFNRIEAVADFFRLLVAWSKDKKVERFYHQIVRQNRWNAVRHGLDGMFIDLDGVENINSKIHGLVEEFDREGLIERLGIRADNLYNIFSRYPISYKMIEAYRNGVSIRKIARFGLVE; encoded by the coding sequence GTGAGATTTAAGCCTTCTAAACCTTATACAGTTGGTCTTGAACTTGAAGTTCAGCTTGTAGATTCATTTACATTTGAGTTGACGGAGAAATCTTCCGTTATTTTTGAGAAGGCTTCAAGGAAGCTCTCTTCAGTTCTCCACAAGGAATTTCTTCAGTCTATGATTGAGCTCGTTTCACCACCCTCTTCCTCTTCAAAAGAGGCAACAGATATTATCAGAGAAGCGTACGAAGAAGTGAAGCAGATAGGAGAAAGAGAAGGATTCCATCCACTTTTACTGGGAACGCATCCGTTTGCCGATCCATGTGAGATAAGGATTACCAGGGATAAGCGGTATGAGAGATTACTAAAAGAATTCCAGATAGTTTTAAAGAACTTTTTGATATTTGGACTTCATATTCATATAGGTGTTGAAACAGAAAAGCAGCTCTGGGAAGCTTACAACATGACGCTTAAGTACCTTCCCCTGTTTATAGCCCTTTCCTCTTCGTCACCTTTTTACAAGGGAAGGTTTACAGGACTTCATAGTTATAGGCTTAAGATTTTTGAGCAACTACCGAGAGCGGGTGTTCCAGAGCAGTTTTTCTCAACGGAAGAGTTTGAAAGAATGTTTAACATCCTTAAAAATGCCGGGTTTGTTGATAGTTTAAAGGATATCTGGTGGGATGTAAGGCCGAGACCCGATTTCGGGACAATAGAGCTCAGGGTTTGTGATTCCATTCCCGACTTTAACAGGATAGAGGCTGTTGCTGACTTCTTTAGATTGCTCGTGGCCTGGTCAAAAGATAAAAAAGTGGAACGCTTTTACCATCAAATTGTCAGGCAGAACAGGTGGAATGCTGTCAGGCATGGTCTTGATGGAATGTTCATTGATTTAGATGGAGTGGAAAACATAAACAGTAAGATTCATGGACTTGTTGAAGAGTTTGATAGGGAAGGATTGATAGAGAGGCTTGGAATAAGGGCTGATAATCTATACAATATCTTCAGCAGATATCCGATTTCCTATAAGATGATTGAAGCTTATAGGAATGGTGTATCTATCAGGAAGATTGCAAGATTTGGGTTGGTTGAATGA
- a CDS encoding Fe-S-containing hydro-lyase, translating to MEPKRITTPIIDNSVIENLKAGDFVLISGVIYTARDAAHKRIVETVEKGEKPPFDIEGQIIYYAGPAPAKPGMPIGSVGPTTSYRMDPFAPKMLEWGLKGMIGKGKRDKAVKEAIQKYKGIYFGAIGGAAAYLARCVKSAEIIAYEDLGPEAVRRLVVEDFPAFVVNDIYGNDLYEMGRKEYQELFDF from the coding sequence ATGGAACCTAAAAGGATAACAACACCAATTATTGACAATTCCGTAATAGAAAACCTTAAAGCCGGTGACTTCGTTCTGATTTCGGGAGTAATATATACTGCAAGAGATGCCGCTCATAAAAGGATAGTAGAAACTGTTGAAAAAGGCGAAAAACCACCGTTTGATATAGAGGGACAGATAATCTACTACGCCGGTCCTGCTCCGGCCAAACCAGGAATGCCTATAGGTTCTGTAGGACCTACAACAAGCTACAGGATGGATCCCTTTGCCCCTAAAATGCTTGAGTGGGGACTTAAAGGAATGATAGGAAAAGGAAAAAGAGACAAGGCCGTAAAAGAGGCCATTCAGAAATACAAAGGTATCTATTTTGGAGCAATAGGTGGAGCTGCTGCATACCTTGCAAGGTGCGTAAAATCTGCAGAAATTATAGCTTACGAAGATTTAGGACCTGAAGCTGTTAGAAGATTGGTTGTTGAAGATTTTCCCGCTTTTGTCGTAAACGACATATACGGCAACGACCTTTACGAAATGGGAAGAAAAGAATACCAGGAGCTGTTTGATTTCTAA
- the yacG gene encoding DNA gyrase inhibitor YacG: protein MKKKLKKIKCPICGKETEWENNPFRPFCSKECKLADLHKWLTEEYVVEAKSDIDKN, encoded by the coding sequence ATGAAAAAGAAATTAAAAAAGATAAAATGTCCTATATGTGGAAAAGAAACGGAATGGGAAAACAACCCATTCCGTCCTTTCTGCAGTAAAGAGTGTAAATTGGCAGACCTCCACAAGTGGCTGACGGAAGAGTATGTTGTAGAGGCAAAATCTGATATTGACAAAAATTAA